One part of the Streptomyces lydicus genome encodes these proteins:
- a CDS encoding sensor histidine kinase has protein sequence MQRLYDFFRRHPTGVDTFWAVLLLGFTGLWIVSDVHGARELPATLFTLGLCLVIALRRKAPVKMLLLTAAIGVGQLVFYVPSNPGDFAMFVITYTVASGPTIPRWASRCALLGALIGPALSVWRFSEAPVSRPAWESAFFTGLLTVPFVLAWVLGDSMRTRRAYWAQLEEKAARLEKEREAQSRIAVAAERARIARELHDVVAHNVSVMVVQADGAAYVLDAAPEQTRQALETISGTGRQALAEMRRLLGVLRTGEQAEGGEYVPQPGVEQLTDLMDQVRGAGLPVDFRVEGEPRPLPSSIELTAYRIVQEALTNTRKHGGPDVGATVRLFYKDNDLDLLVEDDGRGARHELYEEGGADGLGHGLIGMRERVGMVGGSLTAGPRPGGGFRVSAVLPLKPAQ, from the coding sequence GTGCAGCGCCTCTACGACTTCTTCCGCAGGCACCCGACGGGGGTGGACACCTTCTGGGCGGTCCTCCTCCTCGGGTTCACCGGCCTGTGGATCGTGTCCGACGTCCACGGCGCCAGGGAACTCCCCGCCACGCTCTTCACCCTCGGCCTCTGCCTGGTCATCGCGCTGCGCCGCAAGGCCCCCGTCAAGATGCTCCTGCTGACCGCCGCCATCGGCGTCGGCCAACTGGTCTTCTACGTCCCGTCCAACCCGGGCGACTTCGCGATGTTCGTGATCACGTACACCGTCGCGTCCGGCCCCACCATCCCCCGCTGGGCCTCCCGCTGCGCCCTGCTCGGCGCCCTCATCGGGCCCGCCCTGTCGGTGTGGCGCTTCTCGGAGGCACCCGTCAGCCGCCCGGCATGGGAATCGGCGTTCTTCACCGGGCTGCTCACCGTGCCCTTCGTCCTGGCCTGGGTGCTCGGCGACTCCATGCGCACCCGCCGCGCCTACTGGGCACAGCTGGAGGAGAAGGCCGCCCGGCTGGAGAAGGAGCGCGAGGCACAGTCCCGGATCGCGGTCGCCGCCGAACGTGCCCGGATCGCCCGCGAACTGCACGACGTCGTCGCGCACAACGTCTCGGTGATGGTCGTCCAGGCCGACGGCGCCGCCTACGTCCTCGACGCCGCCCCCGAGCAGACCCGGCAGGCACTGGAGACGATCTCCGGCACCGGCCGCCAGGCACTGGCCGAAATGCGCCGCCTGCTGGGCGTGCTGCGCACCGGCGAACAGGCGGAGGGCGGCGAGTACGTGCCCCAGCCGGGCGTCGAGCAGCTCACCGACCTCATGGACCAGGTACGCGGCGCGGGCCTGCCGGTCGACTTCCGGGTGGAGGGCGAACCGCGCCCGCTGCCCAGCAGCATCGAGCTGACCGCCTACCGCATCGTCCAGGAAGCGCTCACCAACACCCGCAAGCACGGCGGTCCCGACGTCGGGGCGACCGTCCGCCTCTTCTACAAGGACAACGACCTCGATCTGCTCGTCGAGGACGACGGCCGCGGCGCCCGGCACGAGCTCTACGAAGAAGGCGGCGCGGACGGCCTCGGCCACGGCCTGATCGGCATGCGCGAACGGGTCGGCATGGTCGGCGGCAGCCTGACCGCGGGCCCGCGGCCGGGCGGCGGCTTCCGCGTCAGCGCCGTCCTGCCCCTCAAACCCGCACAGTGA